A genomic region of Pyrus communis chromosome 14, drPyrComm1.1, whole genome shotgun sequence contains the following coding sequences:
- the LOC137715102 gene encoding probable U6 snRNA-associated Sm-like protein LSm4 isoform X1, which translates to MLPLSLLKTAQGHPMLVELKNGETYNGHLVNCDTWMNIHLREVICTSKDGDRFWRMPECYIRGNTIKYLRVPDEVIDKVQEETKNRSDRKPPGVGRGRGRGREDGPGGRQAKGIGRGLDDGAKGAGGGRGRGPGGKAGGSRGGGGRGRA; encoded by the exons ATG cttcctctttctttgctCAAGACTGCCCAAGGGCACCCTATG TTGGTAGAACTGAAAAATGGGGAGACTTACAATGGGCATTTGGTCAACTGTGATACTTGGATGAACATCCATCTTCGAGAAGTTATTTGTACCTCCAAA GATGGAGATAGGTTTTGGAGAATGCCTGAATGCTACATCCGTGGGAATACTATTAAGTATCTTAGAGTTCCCGATGAG GTGATTGACAAAGTCCAGGAAGAAACCAAGAATCGTTCAG ATAGGAAACCACCTGGAGTAGGGCGTGGAAGAGGAAGAGGTAGGGAGGATGGTCCTGGTGGACGACAGGCTAAAGGCATTGGACGTGGCTTGGATGATGGTGCTAAAGGAGCTGGTGGAGGCCGAGGCAGAGGACCTGGTGGGAAGGCCGGTGGAAGCAGAGG AGGTGGGGGTCGAGGCCGAGCTTGA
- the LOC137715482 gene encoding uncharacterized protein OsI_027940-like isoform X2: protein MSRHPEVKWAQRVDKVFITVLLPDAKDAKVKLEPEGVFSFSASAGAENHQYELKLDLFDKVNVEESKINVGVRSIFCIVEKAEPAWWNKLLRGDGKMPHYVKVDWDKWVDEDDDTAGSGPGDMDLGGMDFSKFGGMGGDDMGGMGDFDDSDEDLELSKPEDEATDKKEAEEQDAGKAGAGTSEEKKEATTNA from the exons ATGAG TCGTCATCCGGAGGTGAAGTGGGCTCAAAGGGTGGATAAGGTTTTCATTACTGTGCTTTTGCCTGATGCAAAGGACGCCAAGGTTAAGCTTGAACCCGAGGGAGTGTTCAGCTTCTCGGCTAGTGCTGGTGCGGAGAATCACCAATATGAACTCAAACTGGATCTTTTTGATAAGGTTAATGTGGAG GAAAGCAAAATTAATGTTGGCGTGAGGAGTATCTTTTGTATTGTGGAGAAGGCGGAGCCAGCATGGTGGAATAAGCTATTGCGTGGAGATGGAAAGATGCCGCATTATGTCAAAGTAGATTGGGACAAATGGGTAGATGAGGATGATGACACTGCTG GATCAGGTCCTGGTGACATGGATTTGGGAGGAATGGATTTCTCG AAATTTGGTGGCATGGGAGGTGATGATATGGGAGGAATGGGTGACTTTGATGACAGTGACGAAG ACCTAGAACTGTCAAAGCCAGAAGATGAGGCCACCGACAAGAAGGAAGCCGAAGAGCAGGACGCTGGTAAGGCCGGAGCTGGTACTTCGGAAGAGAAAAAGGAAGCTACTACGAACGCATAA
- the LOC137715102 gene encoding sm-like protein LSM4 isoform X2 has product MLPLSLLKTAQGHPMLVELKNGETYNGHLVNCDTWMNIHLREVICTSKDGDRFWRMPECYIRGNTIKYLRVPDEVIDKVQEETKNRSDRKPPGVGRGRGRGREDGPGGRQAKGIGRGLDDGAKGAGGGRGRGPGGKAGGSRGGGRGRA; this is encoded by the exons ATG cttcctctttctttgctCAAGACTGCCCAAGGGCACCCTATG TTGGTAGAACTGAAAAATGGGGAGACTTACAATGGGCATTTGGTCAACTGTGATACTTGGATGAACATCCATCTTCGAGAAGTTATTTGTACCTCCAAA GATGGAGATAGGTTTTGGAGAATGCCTGAATGCTACATCCGTGGGAATACTATTAAGTATCTTAGAGTTCCCGATGAG GTGATTGACAAAGTCCAGGAAGAAACCAAGAATCGTTCAG ATAGGAAACCACCTGGAGTAGGGCGTGGAAGAGGAAGAGGTAGGGAGGATGGTCCTGGTGGACGACAGGCTAAAGGCATTGGACGTGGCTTGGATGATGGTGCTAAAGGAGCTGGTGGAGGCCGAGGCAGAGGACCTGGTGGGAAGGCCGGTGGAAGCAGAG GTGGGGGTCGAGGCCGAGCTTGA
- the LOC137715101 gene encoding WD repeat-containing protein GTS1-like yields the protein MEATDMEVEERPPSNPDPFKRISLKNSIQTNFGDDYVFQIVPKDDWTAVAVSLSTNAVKVYSPVTGQYYGECKGHSATINQIAFSGPSTPHVLHSCSSDGTIRAWDTRTFQQVSSFHSGSSQEIFSFSFGGSGNNLLAAGCDTQILFWDWRNDKQVACLEDSHVEDVTQVHFIPDHQNKLLSASVDGLMCIFDTEGDINEDDHLDSVLNVGTSIGKVGFFGETYQKLWCLTHIETLSVWDWKDATETSFQDARSLASKGWTLDDVGYFVDCHYSREAEKLWVIGGTDTGTLGYFPVSYEGNNAIGSAEAVLGGGHTGVVRSVLPMSSTPSGSSQGHGIFGWTGGEDGRLCCWLSDNAPEINRSWISSTLVSRSSRTRNTTRHQPY from the exons ATGGAAGCTACGGACATGGAGGTGGAGGAACGACCACCGTCCAATCCTGATCCTTTCAAGCGTATCTCCCTCAAAAACTCCATCCAAACAAACTTCGGCGACGACTATGTCTTCCAAATCGTCCCCAA GGATGATTGGACGGCAGTGGCAGTTTCACTTTCGACCAACGCCGTGAAGGTGTACTCGCCCGTGACGGGCCAGTACTACGGAGAGTGCAAGGGCCACTCTGCAACTATCAACCAAATTGCATTCTCAGGTCCATCAACTCCACATGTCCTGCACTCTTGCTCTTCTGATGGAACTATTCGAGCTTGGGACACGCGCACATTCCAACAG GTTTCATCTTTCCATTCCGGCTCTTCTCAAGAGATATTCAGCTTTTCGTTCGGAGGATCAGGGAACAATCTTCTAGCCGCGGGGTGTGATACTCAG ATACTATTCTGGGATTGGAGGAATGATAAACAAGTAGCATGTCTCGAGGACTCTCATGTAGAAGATGTTACCCAG GTTCACTTCATCCCTGATCATCAAAACAAGCTTCTTTCTGCTTCCGTTGATGGATTGATGTGTATATTTGATACCGAAGGAGATATCAATGAAGACGATCATCTAGATTCA GTACTAAATGTTGGCACTTCGATTGGGAAGGTTGGGTTTTTTGGAGAGACATATCAAAAGCTTTGGTGTTTAACCCATATTGAGACCTTAAG TGTCTGGGACTGGAAAGATGCAACCGAAACGAGTTTCCAGGATGCTCGTTCTCTGGCTTCTAAAGGCTGGACACTCGACGAT GTCGGTTATTTTGTTGATTGCCACTACTCAAGGGAAGCAGAAAAGTTATGGGTAATTGGTGGCACTGATACTGGCACTTTAGGTTACTTCCCCGTAAGTTATGAAGGAAACAATGCTATAGGGTCCGCTGAAGCAGTTCTTGGAGGTGGACATACAGGCGTTGTTCGAAGCGTGTTGCCAATGTCAAGCACGCCCAGCGGATCCAGCCAAGGTCACGGCATTTTTGGATGGACTGGCGGTGAAGATGGCCGGTTATGTTGCTGGTTATCAGATAATGCACCCGAGATAAACCGATCATGGATTTCAAGCACACTGGTTTCAAGATCATCTAGGACCCGAAACACAACACGGCACCAACCCTACTAG
- the LOC137715482 gene encoding uncharacterized protein OsI_027940-like isoform X1 yields the protein MSRHPEVKWAQRVDKVFITVLLPDAKDAKVKLEPEGVFSFSASAGAENHQYELKLDLFDKVNVEESKINVGVRSIFCIVEKAEPAWWNKLLRGDGKMPHYVKVDWDKWVDEDDDTAAGSGPGDMDLGGMDFSKFGGMGGDDMGGMGDFDDSDEDLELSKPEDEATDKKEAEEQDAGKAGAGTSEEKKEATTNA from the exons ATGAG TCGTCATCCGGAGGTGAAGTGGGCTCAAAGGGTGGATAAGGTTTTCATTACTGTGCTTTTGCCTGATGCAAAGGACGCCAAGGTTAAGCTTGAACCCGAGGGAGTGTTCAGCTTCTCGGCTAGTGCTGGTGCGGAGAATCACCAATATGAACTCAAACTGGATCTTTTTGATAAGGTTAATGTGGAG GAAAGCAAAATTAATGTTGGCGTGAGGAGTATCTTTTGTATTGTGGAGAAGGCGGAGCCAGCATGGTGGAATAAGCTATTGCGTGGAGATGGAAAGATGCCGCATTATGTCAAAGTAGATTGGGACAAATGGGTAGATGAGGATGATGACACTGCTG CAGGATCAGGTCCTGGTGACATGGATTTGGGAGGAATGGATTTCTCG AAATTTGGTGGCATGGGAGGTGATGATATGGGAGGAATGGGTGACTTTGATGACAGTGACGAAG ACCTAGAACTGTCAAAGCCAGAAGATGAGGCCACCGACAAGAAGGAAGCCGAAGAGCAGGACGCTGGTAAGGCCGGAGCTGGTACTTCGGAAGAGAAAAAGGAAGCTACTACGAACGCATAA